The Caretta caretta isolate rCarCar2 chromosome 10, rCarCar1.hap1, whole genome shotgun sequence genome has a window encoding:
- the TMC7 gene encoding transmembrane channel-like protein 7 isoform X1, protein MCEQPAPETRRPPGGRDDDEVFLPDANCTSASVTFLQELPSYRSILRRRTSAGGTQDRRQNNQGFVRPPAAEKRNLVEGTGVENEAVVRSIREYALNIPEKRRLRDIQEANVKYLSGWDQWKQTRNKSWKKFLDEIKELSSYLELWRNDIRSIEGKFGTGIKSYFSFLRFLVMLNFIIFVLMFSFITLPSTISKYGVLNSSYVKVPSESIELRCRNYTINGPKELVYFHTYIIDLLSGTGFLEMTSLFYGYYTIDMVQLKVIKYNVPLAYLLTTLVCLSLSLIWIVKRSVEGFKQNLVREEDQFQSYCNKIFAGWDFCITDLNASRLKHSSLQYELKTDLAEERLRQKKADRTTEEKLRIYCLRLFLNIFVLALLSVCFYSIYRATIYSQENISNDSIKMMFEGNLLVQYLPSIVITLANFIAPLFFSYIIRLEEYSPAFEIRLTLMRCVFVRLANIGVLLFSLWNRISCGNEKCKPCGYNYELYPCWESRVGQEMYKLMIFDFIIIFAVAVFVDFPRKLLVTYYSCKPIQWCGLQEFGIPENVLEIVYGQTICWIGIFYSPVLPAIATVKYFIVFYIKKISLMHTCRPSKRPVRASSSNFFFLVVLLIGLVLAFIPLGLSMTYFRPSKACGPFVNFNSSWDVVPHTIQGFPTALQKVLNGIASEAFAVPFFMVICLIMFYFIALAGAHKRVVDQLREQLVMESRDKLFLIRKLTEAQKHS, encoded by the exons ATGTGCGAGCAGCCGGCGCCGGAGACCCGGCGGCCGCCCGGCGGCCGCGACGATGACG AAGTTTTCCTTCCTGATGCAAACTGTACATCAGCATCTGTTACCTTTCTGCAAGAATTGCCTAGTTATCGGTCCATTTTGAGGCGGAGAACTTCTGCTGGAGGAACACAAGATAGACGACAAAACAATCAGGGTTTTGTGAGACCCCCTGCTGCAGAGAAAAGAAATCTTGTAGAAGGAACAGGAGTGGAAAATGAGGCTGTGGTTCGATCAATAAGAGAATATGCATTAAATATTcctgagaagagaagactaag GGACATCCAGGAGGctaatgtaaaatatttatctGGATGGGATCAGTGGAAGCAGACCAGAAATAAATCATGGAAAAAATTTCTAGATGAAATCAAGGAGCTGTCATCTTACTTGGAACTTTGGAGAAATGACATTCGTAGCATTGAGG GGAAGTTTGGCACTGGTATCAAGTCCTATTTCTCCTTCCTGCGTTTCCTGGTCATGTTAAATTTTATAATCTTTGTTCTGATGTTCAGTTTTATAACACTTCCAAGCACCATTTCTAAATACGGAGTTCTCAACAGTAGCTACGTTAAAGTTCCTTCAGAAAGCATAG AGTTGCGATGCAGAAATTATACAATTAATGGTCCTAAAGAACTCGTTTACTTCCATACTTACATAATAGATCTGCTCTCTGGCACT GGTTTCCTTGAAATGACGAGTCTGTTCTATGGATATTACACAATAGATATGGTACAGTTGAAAGTCATTAAATACAATGTGCCACTTGCGTACTTGCTGACTACACTTGTCTGTCTCTCATTAAGTCTTATCTGGATAGTGAAAAG GTCTGTGGAAGGGTTTAAACAAAACTTGGTACGTGAGGAAGATCAATTTCAGAGTTACTGCAACAAAATCTTTGCAGGCTGGGACTTCTGCATTACAGACCTGAATGCTTCGCGGCTGAAACATAGTAGTTTACAATATGAACTAaaa ACAGACTTGGCGGAAGAAAGACTAAGGCAAAAAAAAGCTGACAGGACAACAGAAGAAAAGCTGCGCATCTACTGTCTAAGACTGTTTTTAAATATCTTTGTTCTTGCACTTTTGTCAGTATGCTTTTATTCTATCTACAGAGCAACCATCTACTCGCAAGAAAATATTTCCAAT GATAGCATCAAGATGATGTTTGAGGGTAATCTCTTGGTGCAATACTTGCCTTCTATAGTGATCACCCTGGCCAACTTTATTGCGCCTCTGTTTTTTTCATATATAATCCGATTGGAAGAGTATTCACCAGCCTTTGAGATCAGGTTAACACTGATGCG GTGTGTCTTTGTGCGGCTGGCCAACATTGGTGTTCTTTTGTTTTCACTGTGGAATCGAATCTCATGTGGTAATGAAAAGTGTAAGCCCTGTGGATACAATTACGAGCTCTACCCA tgctggGAATCTCGAGTTGGGCAGGAGATGTATAAGCTGATGATTTTTGATTTCATAATAATTTTTGCTGTGGCAGTGTTTGTTGACTTTCCTAGAAA gttGTTAGTTACCTATTACTCTTGTAAACCAATTCAGTGGTGCGGCCTGCAGGAATTTGGAATTCCTGAAAATGTACTGGAAATTGTTTATGGGCAGACAATCTGCTGGATTGGAATCTTTTATTCACCCGTTCTTCCTGCTATAGcaactgtaaaatattttatcGTCTTTTACATAAAAAAG ATAAGTTTGATGCATACGTGTAGACCTTCAAAGAGGCCTGTCAGAGCATCAAGCTCTAATTTCTTCTTCCTGGTGGTGCTGTTGATTGGGCTTGTATTGGCTTTTATTCCTTTGGGACTCAGCATGACATA CTTCCGCCCCTCTAAAGCGTGTGGGCCATTCGTTAATTTTAACAGTTCGTGGGATGTTGTTCCACATACAATACAAGGGTTTCCAACGGCTCTGCAGAAGGTCCTTAATGGTATAGCTTCAGAAGCATTTGCAGTGCCTTTCTTTATGGTTATCTG CCTTATTATGTTCTATTTCATTGCCTTGGCTGGAGCACATAAACGGGTTGTTGATCAGCTCAGGGAACAGTTGGTTATG GAGAGTCGTGACAAACTGTTCCTAATCAGAAAGCTAACTGAAGCTCAGAAGCATAGTTGA
- the TMC7 gene encoding transmembrane channel-like protein 7 isoform X2 produces the protein MCEQPAPETRRPPGGRDDDEVFLPDANCTSASVTFLQELPSYRSILRRRTSAGGTQDRRQNNQGFVRPPAAEKRNLVEGTGVENEAVVRSIREYALNIPEKRRLRDIQEANVKYLSGWDQWKQTRNKSWKKFLDEIKELSSYLELWRNDIRSIEGKFGTGIKSYFSFLRFLVMLNFIIFVLMFSFITLPSTISKYGVLNSSYVKVPSESIELRCRNYTINGPKELVYFHTYIIDLLSGTGFLEMTSLFYGYYTIDMVQLKVIKYNVPLAYLLTTLVCLSLSLIWIVKRSVEGFKQNLVREEDQFQSYCNKIFAGWDFCITDLNASRLKHSSLQYELKTDLAEERLRQKKADRTTEEKLRIYCLRLFLNIFVLALLSVCFYSIYRATIYSQENISNDSIKMMFEGNLLVQYLPSIVITLANFIAPLFFSYIIRLEEYSPAFEIRLTLMRCVFVRLANIGVLLFSLWNRISCGNEKCKPCGYNYELYPCWESRVGQEMYKLMIFDFIIIFAVAVFVDFPRKLLVTYYSCKPIQWCGLQEFGIPENVLEIVYGQTICWIGIFYSPVLPAIATVKYFIVFYIKKISLMHTCRPSKRPVRASSSNFFFLVVLLIGLVLAFIPLGLSMTYLIMFYFIALAGAHKRVVDQLREQLVMESRDKLFLIRKLTEAQKHS, from the exons ATGTGCGAGCAGCCGGCGCCGGAGACCCGGCGGCCGCCCGGCGGCCGCGACGATGACG AAGTTTTCCTTCCTGATGCAAACTGTACATCAGCATCTGTTACCTTTCTGCAAGAATTGCCTAGTTATCGGTCCATTTTGAGGCGGAGAACTTCTGCTGGAGGAACACAAGATAGACGACAAAACAATCAGGGTTTTGTGAGACCCCCTGCTGCAGAGAAAAGAAATCTTGTAGAAGGAACAGGAGTGGAAAATGAGGCTGTGGTTCGATCAATAAGAGAATATGCATTAAATATTcctgagaagagaagactaag GGACATCCAGGAGGctaatgtaaaatatttatctGGATGGGATCAGTGGAAGCAGACCAGAAATAAATCATGGAAAAAATTTCTAGATGAAATCAAGGAGCTGTCATCTTACTTGGAACTTTGGAGAAATGACATTCGTAGCATTGAGG GGAAGTTTGGCACTGGTATCAAGTCCTATTTCTCCTTCCTGCGTTTCCTGGTCATGTTAAATTTTATAATCTTTGTTCTGATGTTCAGTTTTATAACACTTCCAAGCACCATTTCTAAATACGGAGTTCTCAACAGTAGCTACGTTAAAGTTCCTTCAGAAAGCATAG AGTTGCGATGCAGAAATTATACAATTAATGGTCCTAAAGAACTCGTTTACTTCCATACTTACATAATAGATCTGCTCTCTGGCACT GGTTTCCTTGAAATGACGAGTCTGTTCTATGGATATTACACAATAGATATGGTACAGTTGAAAGTCATTAAATACAATGTGCCACTTGCGTACTTGCTGACTACACTTGTCTGTCTCTCATTAAGTCTTATCTGGATAGTGAAAAG GTCTGTGGAAGGGTTTAAACAAAACTTGGTACGTGAGGAAGATCAATTTCAGAGTTACTGCAACAAAATCTTTGCAGGCTGGGACTTCTGCATTACAGACCTGAATGCTTCGCGGCTGAAACATAGTAGTTTACAATATGAACTAaaa ACAGACTTGGCGGAAGAAAGACTAAGGCAAAAAAAAGCTGACAGGACAACAGAAGAAAAGCTGCGCATCTACTGTCTAAGACTGTTTTTAAATATCTTTGTTCTTGCACTTTTGTCAGTATGCTTTTATTCTATCTACAGAGCAACCATCTACTCGCAAGAAAATATTTCCAAT GATAGCATCAAGATGATGTTTGAGGGTAATCTCTTGGTGCAATACTTGCCTTCTATAGTGATCACCCTGGCCAACTTTATTGCGCCTCTGTTTTTTTCATATATAATCCGATTGGAAGAGTATTCACCAGCCTTTGAGATCAGGTTAACACTGATGCG GTGTGTCTTTGTGCGGCTGGCCAACATTGGTGTTCTTTTGTTTTCACTGTGGAATCGAATCTCATGTGGTAATGAAAAGTGTAAGCCCTGTGGATACAATTACGAGCTCTACCCA tgctggGAATCTCGAGTTGGGCAGGAGATGTATAAGCTGATGATTTTTGATTTCATAATAATTTTTGCTGTGGCAGTGTTTGTTGACTTTCCTAGAAA gttGTTAGTTACCTATTACTCTTGTAAACCAATTCAGTGGTGCGGCCTGCAGGAATTTGGAATTCCTGAAAATGTACTGGAAATTGTTTATGGGCAGACAATCTGCTGGATTGGAATCTTTTATTCACCCGTTCTTCCTGCTATAGcaactgtaaaatattttatcGTCTTTTACATAAAAAAG ATAAGTTTGATGCATACGTGTAGACCTTCAAAGAGGCCTGTCAGAGCATCAAGCTCTAATTTCTTCTTCCTGGTGGTGCTGTTGATTGGGCTTGTATTGGCTTTTATTCCTTTGGGACTCAGCATGACATA CCTTATTATGTTCTATTTCATTGCCTTGGCTGGAGCACATAAACGGGTTGTTGATCAGCTCAGGGAACAGTTGGTTATG GAGAGTCGTGACAAACTGTTCCTAATCAGAAAGCTAACTGAAGCTCAGAAGCATAGTTGA